A genome region from Triticum aestivum cultivar Chinese Spring chromosome 2B, IWGSC CS RefSeq v2.1, whole genome shotgun sequence includes the following:
- the LOC123041921 gene encoding uncharacterized protein translates to MAAMGVGGAVKMIIGAKEERVVATGKAPGACPSCGGPVVATDVESERRILCLPLCLKSKRKYSCTRCFRRLVTVYS, encoded by the coding sequence ATGGCAGCAATGGGCGTGGGCGGAGCGGTGAAGATGATCATCGGGGCGAAGGAGGAGCGGGTGGTGGCCACGGGCAAGGCGCCCGGCGCGTGCCCGTCCTGCGGCGGCCCCGTGGTGGCCACCGACGTGGAGAGCGAGCGGCGCATCCTCTGCCTCCCGCTGTGCCTCAAGAGCAAGCGCAAGTACTCCTGCACCCGGTGCTTCCGCCGCCTCGTCACCGTCTACAGCTAG